From the genome of Mugil cephalus isolate CIBA_MC_2020 chromosome 2, CIBA_Mcephalus_1.1, whole genome shotgun sequence, one region includes:
- the LOC125003671 gene encoding activating transcription factor 7-interacting protein 1 isoform X2, protein MEVVVTEEKKKIFRARKTMKISDRQQLESLHSTLLTATPGLSNPSPPPLMNGTHKEDGQKVGDKEQNNTSDSASHPASPASVTSLSSPAPFLSLNLSPSPPSSQSPKPQEEPTSPTSSLHSMNCELKKTEEKKGCSSSSLNESVTSAPAECKKQQEKDTDVIPVVEKEEKTTTTEDPAVDFKDLKGSVKGSVSNSSVPPPVSECTASVDTYSNTAKAMDPEDSIATVKDEKPSSSKFTTSDSSSPSCLSSSHPACSSRLDRKQKMEIKEDNGKEGKIDNGEVKKGSVKEEKMEVDSVKLEPKMEKKEAGKTTKLSRPSSTPPSSTVKEEKSSTSGLKRTLSEGCENDGQTVKREGKRPKVEREELEAQLELKITAKAGSHHKLGKIVQQLVNERLRVLELTVFDKHFQELKDRVDKIECATKHQMAINTLQAKIARLAKKFGEANQASENQRKQEALTAAAAAISAKTATVTNNPQAQRPIWTSMEVKQTPTTVSSSNAAVPVPPTPAMAPAPISTSTAMVQQAPILQLITSSSNAASTLATGITTQSPTGTLLLKTATGSSMVATGQPLLIQLPLSVNGQAGTLVNIPVSSLSAANSLNKAKTTASTTTFILKPAPITTTAPASAPGAATAQALQASPGQMSPAQISLARAVYQGGTGGISTPNAGVSVTTARMPAQSVSVVGAMSSVSSPATSGPAATGSTAPGPPQGTSLTSKTDNQASGTTHSKAAPSAPRPKGSVIDLTEDDDDVQVTGVKNVSTPPSTPRSNPVISILNSTGARSSPQSNQNSSSHPQLTVHHRPPLESSVKSRAVTTTTQARGPSMPLPPLPVAPAPPRLPPEAERTTPPQQPQLKLVPSQTGIVLSWCVAETDRTCAAVESYHLYAFHQDNSNSSAAQQHWKKIGEVKALPLPMACTLTQFQSGSTYHFAVRAKDIYGRFGSFCEPQCTNVISSNSS, encoded by the exons ATGGAAGTTGTTgtgacagaagagaagaagaagattttccGTGCTAGGAAAACTATGAAGATCAGTGATCGACAGCAGCTGGAGAGCCTTCACAGCACTTTGTTGACGGCCACTCCAGGCTTGTCTAACCCATCTCCGCCACCTCTGATGAACGGAACGCATAAAGAGGATGGACAAAAAGTGGGAGACAAAGAGCAAAACAACACCTCGGACTCGGCCTCACATCCTGCGTCACCTGCCTCTGTGACCTCTCTGAGCTCACCTGCACCATTCCTGTCCCTAAATCTGTCACCTTCCCCCCCCTCTTCGCAAAGCCCCAAACCACAGGAAGAACCTACTTCTCCCACATCATCATTACACTCTATGAATTGTGAActgaaaaagacagaggagaagaaaggttGTTCATCTTCCTCATTAAATGAATCTGTTACATCAGCACCAGCAGAATGTaagaaacaacaggaaaaagACACTGACGTGATCCCagtggtggagaaggag GAGAAAACAACTACAACAGAGGACCCAGCAGTGGATTTTAAGGATTTGAAGGGTTCTGTTAAAGGTTCGGTTTCAAATTCTTCAGTACCACCCCCAGTATCTGAATGCACAGCATCAGTGGATACATATAGCAACACTGCAAAGGCCATGGACCCTGAGGACTCCATAGCCACAGTAAAAGATGAAAAGCCTTCTTCCTCCAAATTTACCACTTCCgattcttcctctccttcttgtCTATCCTCATCTCATCCAGCTTGTTCTTCTCGTTTGGATcgaaaacaaaaaatggaaataaaagaggaCAACGGCAAAGAAGGGAAAATTGACAACGGTGAAGTGAAGAAAGGATCAGTaaaggaggaaaagatggaGGTGGACTCTGTGAAACTGGAGccaaagatggaaaaaaaggaagctgGAAAAACCACAAAGCTATCACGACCATCATCCACTCCACCTTCTAGTACAG TTAAGGAGGAGAAGAGTTCGACCTCAGGACTGAAACGCACTTTGTCCGAAGGCTGTGAAAATGATGGACAGACTGTaaaaagagaggggaagaggcCCAAAGTGGAGcgtgaggagctggaggcccaACTGGAACTTAAAATTACTGCAAAAGCTGGTAGTCACCATAAACTTGGAAAG ATTGTGCAACAACTAGTAAATGAACGTTTGAGGGTGTTGGAGCTGACGGTCTTTGACAAACATTTCCAAGAGCTGAAGGACAGAGTGGATAAAATCGAATGTGCCACGAAACACCAAATGGCCATTAACACGCTCCAG GCCAAAATAGCCCGGCTAGCAAAAAAGTTTGGAGAGGCCAATCAAGCATCAGAGAACCAAAGGAAGCAAGAG GCACTTACTGCTGCGGCTGCCGCCATTTCTGCCAAGACTGCAACTGTTACAAACAACCCTCAAGCTCAGCG GCCAATCTGGACTTCCATGGAGGTAAAGCAGACTCCAACAACTGTTTCTTCATCCAACGCTGCTG TTCCAGTCCCACCAACTCCTGCCATGGCTCCAGCCCCCATCTCCACTTCTACTGCTATGGTTCAACAGGCCCCCATCCTCCAGTTGATCACCTCTAGTTCTAATGCTGCCTCCACCCTGGCCACTGGCATCACCACTCAAAGTCCAACAGGCACACTGCTTCTAAAGACAGCCACGGGGAGCAGTATGGTGGCTACAGGCCAGCCTCTCCTCATCCAGCTGCCGTTATCAGTGAATGGCCAGGCAGGGACACTGGTCAACATCCCTGTCTCCTCTTTGTCTGCAGCCAACTCACTTAACAAAGCAAAAACCACTGCTTCCACCACTACCTTTATACTCAAGCCAGCTCCTATCACGACCACGGCACCAGCCTCTGCCCCAGGGGCTGCCACTGCCCAAGCCCTTCAGGCCTCCCCTGGTCAGATGTCCCCTGCCCAGATCTCTCTTGCTCGTGCTGTCTACCAAGGAGGCACTGGCGGAATATCTACACCCAATGCTGGGGTATCTGTGACCACAGCCAGGATGCCtgctcagtctgtctctgtaGTCGGGGCTATGTCTTCAGTCTCTTCACCTGCGACCTCTGGACCAGCAGCTACAGGTTCCACTGCTCCAGGACCCCCGCAAGGGACTTCTCTGACATCAAAGACAG ACAATCAAGCTTCAGGAACCACCCACTCCAAAGCAGCCCCTTCAGCACCACGGCCCAAAGGTTCAGTCATTGACCTCactgaggatgatgatgatgtgcaaG TGACTGGAGTGAAGAATGTCAGTACTCCACCATCCACCCCACGTTCAAACCCAGTCATCAGCATTCTCAACA GTACTGGAGCAAGGTCATCCCCTCAAAGCAATCAGAACTCTTCCAGTCATCCTCAGCTGACAGTGCATCACCGCCCCCCACTG GAGTCTTCAGTGAAATCTCGTGCTGTAACCACTACTACACAAGCCCGAGGCCCCAGCATGCCGCTGCCCCCTCTCCCTGTGGCACCGGCACCGCCACGTTTACCTCCTGAGGCTGAACGGACCACACCTCCTCAACAGCCTCAGCTGAAGCTGGTGCCAAGTCAGACTGGTATAGTGTTGTCTTGGTGTGTGGCAGAAACTGATCGGACCTGTGCAGCTGTAGAAAGCTATCACCTTTATGCCTTCCATCAAGACAACTCTAACAGCAGCGCAGCTCAGCAGCACTGGAAGAAGATTGGAGAGGTGAAAGCTCTTCCTCTACCTATGGCCTGTACCCTGACTCAATTTCAGTCTGGCTCCACATACCATTTTGCTGTTCGAGCCAAAGACATCTATGGACGCTTTGGCTCCTTTTGTGAGCCTCAATGCACAAATGTCATCAGTTCCAACTCTAGCTGA
- the LOC125003671 gene encoding activating transcription factor 7-interacting protein 1 isoform X1 has protein sequence MEVVVTEEKKKIFRARKTMKISDRQQLESLHSTLLTATPGLSNPSPPPLMNGTHKEDGQKVGDKEQNNTSDSASHPASPASVTSLSSPAPFLSLNLSPSPPSSQSPKPQEEPTSPTSSLHSMNCELKKTEEKKGCSSSSLNESVTSAPAECKKQQEKDTDVIPVVEKEEKTTTTEDPAVDFKDLKGSVKGSVSNSSVPPPVSECTASVDTYSNTAKAMDPEDSIATVKDEKPSSSKFTTSDSSSPSCLSSSHPACSSRLDRKQKMEIKEDNGKEGKIDNGEVKKGSVKEEKMEVDSVKLEPKMEKKEAGKTTKLSRPSSTPPSSTAVKEEKSSTSGLKRTLSEGCENDGQTVKREGKRPKVEREELEAQLELKITAKAGSHHKLGKIVQQLVNERLRVLELTVFDKHFQELKDRVDKIECATKHQMAINTLQAKIARLAKKFGEANQASENQRKQEALTAAAAAISAKTATVTNNPQAQRPIWTSMEVKQTPTTVSSSNAAVPVPPTPAMAPAPISTSTAMVQQAPILQLITSSSNAASTLATGITTQSPTGTLLLKTATGSSMVATGQPLLIQLPLSVNGQAGTLVNIPVSSLSAANSLNKAKTTASTTTFILKPAPITTTAPASAPGAATAQALQASPGQMSPAQISLARAVYQGGTGGISTPNAGVSVTTARMPAQSVSVVGAMSSVSSPATSGPAATGSTAPGPPQGTSLTSKTDNQASGTTHSKAAPSAPRPKGSVIDLTEDDDDVQVTGVKNVSTPPSTPRSNPVISILNSTGARSSPQSNQNSSSHPQLTVHHRPPLESSVKSRAVTTTTQARGPSMPLPPLPVAPAPPRLPPEAERTTPPQQPQLKLVPSQTGIVLSWCVAETDRTCAAVESYHLYAFHQDNSNSSAAQQHWKKIGEVKALPLPMACTLTQFQSGSTYHFAVRAKDIYGRFGSFCEPQCTNVISSNSS, from the exons ATGGAAGTTGTTgtgacagaagagaagaagaagattttccGTGCTAGGAAAACTATGAAGATCAGTGATCGACAGCAGCTGGAGAGCCTTCACAGCACTTTGTTGACGGCCACTCCAGGCTTGTCTAACCCATCTCCGCCACCTCTGATGAACGGAACGCATAAAGAGGATGGACAAAAAGTGGGAGACAAAGAGCAAAACAACACCTCGGACTCGGCCTCACATCCTGCGTCACCTGCCTCTGTGACCTCTCTGAGCTCACCTGCACCATTCCTGTCCCTAAATCTGTCACCTTCCCCCCCCTCTTCGCAAAGCCCCAAACCACAGGAAGAACCTACTTCTCCCACATCATCATTACACTCTATGAATTGTGAActgaaaaagacagaggagaagaaaggttGTTCATCTTCCTCATTAAATGAATCTGTTACATCAGCACCAGCAGAATGTaagaaacaacaggaaaaagACACTGACGTGATCCCagtggtggagaaggag GAGAAAACAACTACAACAGAGGACCCAGCAGTGGATTTTAAGGATTTGAAGGGTTCTGTTAAAGGTTCGGTTTCAAATTCTTCAGTACCACCCCCAGTATCTGAATGCACAGCATCAGTGGATACATATAGCAACACTGCAAAGGCCATGGACCCTGAGGACTCCATAGCCACAGTAAAAGATGAAAAGCCTTCTTCCTCCAAATTTACCACTTCCgattcttcctctccttcttgtCTATCCTCATCTCATCCAGCTTGTTCTTCTCGTTTGGATcgaaaacaaaaaatggaaataaaagaggaCAACGGCAAAGAAGGGAAAATTGACAACGGTGAAGTGAAGAAAGGATCAGTaaaggaggaaaagatggaGGTGGACTCTGTGAAACTGGAGccaaagatggaaaaaaaggaagctgGAAAAACCACAAAGCTATCACGACCATCATCCACTCCACCTTCTAGTACAG CAGTTAAGGAGGAGAAGAGTTCGACCTCAGGACTGAAACGCACTTTGTCCGAAGGCTGTGAAAATGATGGACAGACTGTaaaaagagaggggaagaggcCCAAAGTGGAGcgtgaggagctggaggcccaACTGGAACTTAAAATTACTGCAAAAGCTGGTAGTCACCATAAACTTGGAAAG ATTGTGCAACAACTAGTAAATGAACGTTTGAGGGTGTTGGAGCTGACGGTCTTTGACAAACATTTCCAAGAGCTGAAGGACAGAGTGGATAAAATCGAATGTGCCACGAAACACCAAATGGCCATTAACACGCTCCAG GCCAAAATAGCCCGGCTAGCAAAAAAGTTTGGAGAGGCCAATCAAGCATCAGAGAACCAAAGGAAGCAAGAG GCACTTACTGCTGCGGCTGCCGCCATTTCTGCCAAGACTGCAACTGTTACAAACAACCCTCAAGCTCAGCG GCCAATCTGGACTTCCATGGAGGTAAAGCAGACTCCAACAACTGTTTCTTCATCCAACGCTGCTG TTCCAGTCCCACCAACTCCTGCCATGGCTCCAGCCCCCATCTCCACTTCTACTGCTATGGTTCAACAGGCCCCCATCCTCCAGTTGATCACCTCTAGTTCTAATGCTGCCTCCACCCTGGCCACTGGCATCACCACTCAAAGTCCAACAGGCACACTGCTTCTAAAGACAGCCACGGGGAGCAGTATGGTGGCTACAGGCCAGCCTCTCCTCATCCAGCTGCCGTTATCAGTGAATGGCCAGGCAGGGACACTGGTCAACATCCCTGTCTCCTCTTTGTCTGCAGCCAACTCACTTAACAAAGCAAAAACCACTGCTTCCACCACTACCTTTATACTCAAGCCAGCTCCTATCACGACCACGGCACCAGCCTCTGCCCCAGGGGCTGCCACTGCCCAAGCCCTTCAGGCCTCCCCTGGTCAGATGTCCCCTGCCCAGATCTCTCTTGCTCGTGCTGTCTACCAAGGAGGCACTGGCGGAATATCTACACCCAATGCTGGGGTATCTGTGACCACAGCCAGGATGCCtgctcagtctgtctctgtaGTCGGGGCTATGTCTTCAGTCTCTTCACCTGCGACCTCTGGACCAGCAGCTACAGGTTCCACTGCTCCAGGACCCCCGCAAGGGACTTCTCTGACATCAAAGACAG ACAATCAAGCTTCAGGAACCACCCACTCCAAAGCAGCCCCTTCAGCACCACGGCCCAAAGGTTCAGTCATTGACCTCactgaggatgatgatgatgtgcaaG TGACTGGAGTGAAGAATGTCAGTACTCCACCATCCACCCCACGTTCAAACCCAGTCATCAGCATTCTCAACA GTACTGGAGCAAGGTCATCCCCTCAAAGCAATCAGAACTCTTCCAGTCATCCTCAGCTGACAGTGCATCACCGCCCCCCACTG GAGTCTTCAGTGAAATCTCGTGCTGTAACCACTACTACACAAGCCCGAGGCCCCAGCATGCCGCTGCCCCCTCTCCCTGTGGCACCGGCACCGCCACGTTTACCTCCTGAGGCTGAACGGACCACACCTCCTCAACAGCCTCAGCTGAAGCTGGTGCCAAGTCAGACTGGTATAGTGTTGTCTTGGTGTGTGGCAGAAACTGATCGGACCTGTGCAGCTGTAGAAAGCTATCACCTTTATGCCTTCCATCAAGACAACTCTAACAGCAGCGCAGCTCAGCAGCACTGGAAGAAGATTGGAGAGGTGAAAGCTCTTCCTCTACCTATGGCCTGTACCCTGACTCAATTTCAGTCTGGCTCCACATACCATTTTGCTGTTCGAGCCAAAGACATCTATGGACGCTTTGGCTCCTTTTGTGAGCCTCAATGCACAAATGTCATCAGTTCCAACTCTAGCTGA
- the LOC125003671 gene encoding activating transcription factor 7-interacting protein 1 isoform X3 has product MEVVVTEEKKKIFRARKTMKISDRQQLESLHSTLLTATPGLSNPSPPPLMNGTHKEDGQKVGDKEQNNTSDSASHPASPASVTSLSSPAPFLSLNLSPSPPSSQSPKPQEEPTSPTSSLHSMNCELKKTEEKKGCSSSSLNESVTSAPAECKKQQEKDTDVIPVVEKEEKTTTTEDPAVDFKDLKGSVKACSSRLDRKQKMEIKEDNGKEGKIDNGEVKKGSVKEEKMEVDSVKLEPKMEKKEAGKTTKLSRPSSTPPSSTAVKEEKSSTSGLKRTLSEGCENDGQTVKREGKRPKVEREELEAQLELKITAKAGSHHKLGKIVQQLVNERLRVLELTVFDKHFQELKDRVDKIECATKHQMAINTLQAKIARLAKKFGEANQASENQRKQEALTAAAAAISAKTATVTNNPQAQRPIWTSMEVKQTPTTVSSSNAAVPVPPTPAMAPAPISTSTAMVQQAPILQLITSSSNAASTLATGITTQSPTGTLLLKTATGSSMVATGQPLLIQLPLSVNGQAGTLVNIPVSSLSAANSLNKAKTTASTTTFILKPAPITTTAPASAPGAATAQALQASPGQMSPAQISLARAVYQGGTGGISTPNAGVSVTTARMPAQSVSVVGAMSSVSSPATSGPAATGSTAPGPPQGTSLTSKTDNQASGTTHSKAAPSAPRPKGSVIDLTEDDDDVQVTGVKNVSTPPSTPRSNPVISILNSTGARSSPQSNQNSSSHPQLTVHHRPPLESSVKSRAVTTTTQARGPSMPLPPLPVAPAPPRLPPEAERTTPPQQPQLKLVPSQTGIVLSWCVAETDRTCAAVESYHLYAFHQDNSNSSAAQQHWKKIGEVKALPLPMACTLTQFQSGSTYHFAVRAKDIYGRFGSFCEPQCTNVISSNSS; this is encoded by the exons ATGGAAGTTGTTgtgacagaagagaagaagaagattttccGTGCTAGGAAAACTATGAAGATCAGTGATCGACAGCAGCTGGAGAGCCTTCACAGCACTTTGTTGACGGCCACTCCAGGCTTGTCTAACCCATCTCCGCCACCTCTGATGAACGGAACGCATAAAGAGGATGGACAAAAAGTGGGAGACAAAGAGCAAAACAACACCTCGGACTCGGCCTCACATCCTGCGTCACCTGCCTCTGTGACCTCTCTGAGCTCACCTGCACCATTCCTGTCCCTAAATCTGTCACCTTCCCCCCCCTCTTCGCAAAGCCCCAAACCACAGGAAGAACCTACTTCTCCCACATCATCATTACACTCTATGAATTGTGAActgaaaaagacagaggagaagaaaggttGTTCATCTTCCTCATTAAATGAATCTGTTACATCAGCACCAGCAGAATGTaagaaacaacaggaaaaagACACTGACGTGATCCCagtggtggagaaggag GAGAAAACAACTACAACAGAGGACCCAGCAGTGGATTTTAAGGATTTGAAGGGTTCTGTTAAAG CTTGTTCTTCTCGTTTGGATcgaaaacaaaaaatggaaataaaagaggaCAACGGCAAAGAAGGGAAAATTGACAACGGTGAAGTGAAGAAAGGATCAGTaaaggaggaaaagatggaGGTGGACTCTGTGAAACTGGAGccaaagatggaaaaaaaggaagctgGAAAAACCACAAAGCTATCACGACCATCATCCACTCCACCTTCTAGTACAG CAGTTAAGGAGGAGAAGAGTTCGACCTCAGGACTGAAACGCACTTTGTCCGAAGGCTGTGAAAATGATGGACAGACTGTaaaaagagaggggaagaggcCCAAAGTGGAGcgtgaggagctggaggcccaACTGGAACTTAAAATTACTGCAAAAGCTGGTAGTCACCATAAACTTGGAAAG ATTGTGCAACAACTAGTAAATGAACGTTTGAGGGTGTTGGAGCTGACGGTCTTTGACAAACATTTCCAAGAGCTGAAGGACAGAGTGGATAAAATCGAATGTGCCACGAAACACCAAATGGCCATTAACACGCTCCAG GCCAAAATAGCCCGGCTAGCAAAAAAGTTTGGAGAGGCCAATCAAGCATCAGAGAACCAAAGGAAGCAAGAG GCACTTACTGCTGCGGCTGCCGCCATTTCTGCCAAGACTGCAACTGTTACAAACAACCCTCAAGCTCAGCG GCCAATCTGGACTTCCATGGAGGTAAAGCAGACTCCAACAACTGTTTCTTCATCCAACGCTGCTG TTCCAGTCCCACCAACTCCTGCCATGGCTCCAGCCCCCATCTCCACTTCTACTGCTATGGTTCAACAGGCCCCCATCCTCCAGTTGATCACCTCTAGTTCTAATGCTGCCTCCACCCTGGCCACTGGCATCACCACTCAAAGTCCAACAGGCACACTGCTTCTAAAGACAGCCACGGGGAGCAGTATGGTGGCTACAGGCCAGCCTCTCCTCATCCAGCTGCCGTTATCAGTGAATGGCCAGGCAGGGACACTGGTCAACATCCCTGTCTCCTCTTTGTCTGCAGCCAACTCACTTAACAAAGCAAAAACCACTGCTTCCACCACTACCTTTATACTCAAGCCAGCTCCTATCACGACCACGGCACCAGCCTCTGCCCCAGGGGCTGCCACTGCCCAAGCCCTTCAGGCCTCCCCTGGTCAGATGTCCCCTGCCCAGATCTCTCTTGCTCGTGCTGTCTACCAAGGAGGCACTGGCGGAATATCTACACCCAATGCTGGGGTATCTGTGACCACAGCCAGGATGCCtgctcagtctgtctctgtaGTCGGGGCTATGTCTTCAGTCTCTTCACCTGCGACCTCTGGACCAGCAGCTACAGGTTCCACTGCTCCAGGACCCCCGCAAGGGACTTCTCTGACATCAAAGACAG ACAATCAAGCTTCAGGAACCACCCACTCCAAAGCAGCCCCTTCAGCACCACGGCCCAAAGGTTCAGTCATTGACCTCactgaggatgatgatgatgtgcaaG TGACTGGAGTGAAGAATGTCAGTACTCCACCATCCACCCCACGTTCAAACCCAGTCATCAGCATTCTCAACA GTACTGGAGCAAGGTCATCCCCTCAAAGCAATCAGAACTCTTCCAGTCATCCTCAGCTGACAGTGCATCACCGCCCCCCACTG GAGTCTTCAGTGAAATCTCGTGCTGTAACCACTACTACACAAGCCCGAGGCCCCAGCATGCCGCTGCCCCCTCTCCCTGTGGCACCGGCACCGCCACGTTTACCTCCTGAGGCTGAACGGACCACACCTCCTCAACAGCCTCAGCTGAAGCTGGTGCCAAGTCAGACTGGTATAGTGTTGTCTTGGTGTGTGGCAGAAACTGATCGGACCTGTGCAGCTGTAGAAAGCTATCACCTTTATGCCTTCCATCAAGACAACTCTAACAGCAGCGCAGCTCAGCAGCACTGGAAGAAGATTGGAGAGGTGAAAGCTCTTCCTCTACCTATGGCCTGTACCCTGACTCAATTTCAGTCTGGCTCCACATACCATTTTGCTGTTCGAGCCAAAGACATCTATGGACGCTTTGGCTCCTTTTGTGAGCCTCAATGCACAAATGTCATCAGTTCCAACTCTAGCTGA